The genome window ATGCAAAATGCACCTTATTCATCTGGACTGTACATTTGCAATTTATGCCATCTAAAAGGTAACAAGTTTGTTTATCACTGCTCGTGCGATTTGGACTTTCATATTAAATGTGCTctatttacatttaatatttctGAAAATCATTTGAAAGAGCTTGAGCATGTTGCCCTTTGTTGGAACAAAGAGACAATAACAGGCTGTTTTGTATCTTGCTTGAATAGCAAGCCTCGAGCCTTGTTGAAGAAACAAACTCAGAAGCaaaacagaaaatgaaactaGCAGGCGAATAacagaaaagagagaagaagattgaatgaaaaaaatgagcTGATATTTTTTCATTGACTCAAAACAAGGCATTAAGTCATTACATATTTCAgtcaacaagtaaaacaaacaagtaatcacctaatcaactacctaactccactaatttGCATTGAAACTTACAAGATTAGTACTTTTCAGACCCATCTTCTCCTTCTCTGCCTTTTACTCCAATGGTCTTCTTCCAAAGGTTTCATACTCCTTCCGTCTTCTACGTGATTCTTCAGCTGTTCACTTTCCTCCCTTTCAAATAGTCCATGCACTGTCCTTCAAAATTCATTAGGCCTGCTCAGCAATAAACTCATTTGTCCGCTAGTCTATTGCTGGCTTCAAACGTTATTTTCTCCCATTCTGTTTTCAAGAGAACCCACTGCTTTTTTGAGTCGAACCGTATTTTGACGATGCCTCTGAATGTTGACCTTTAACTCCTTTGTGCTGATTGCAACAAGCACCAAACTTCGATGCAAAAGCTTGATACACTGAAGG of Gossypium raimondii isolate GPD5lz chromosome 3, ASM2569854v1, whole genome shotgun sequence contains these proteins:
- the LOC128040007 gene encoding uncharacterized protein LOC128040007, encoding MEEPRNYGHQHPLLLLNEDQLIVADCSMCGVKVSTPCFSCAQDCGFYLHKVCAEPPLELNHPFHPHHPLLLMQNAPYSSGLYICNLCHLKGNKFVYHCSCDLDFHIKCALFTFNISENHLKELEHVALCWNKETITGCFVSCLNSKPRALLKKQTQKQNRK